A region of Plutella xylostella chromosome 29, ilPluXylo3.1, whole genome shotgun sequence DNA encodes the following proteins:
- the LOC105385128 gene encoding ubiquitin carboxyl-terminal hydrolase 10 isoform X2, whose protein sequence is MDLMKTDYEFLDLSDVKEADLSSLHSALFKLNPKGLEAAGKVQWPETAIDIPGGLVRARAVSGSVDGGDEMPPSPPRAAPPPPYAPPYPPQQWPVAPPPNVYVTANVNVHGYMGQYYQPQQYGDRGPRQHRRGRGKRAPSPPPPPPYYVQYPHYYPPAPAQGAPLYHLPVYQPVVYPSYPYYYPEYPMPVEGEEKPEEYPPEVVMEQEAVDAYYANAHYAGPPYAPPVDGPMEYMPPMYHMPPPAHPPPPHHAPHPPHHTPHQFNVHAKNFVLPNHKPYSPPDKSQEQKPASVSAAVAVETLVKDMKISPASASPKHSPTPPEPKPPTPVDKAPPVKVEPKTAWTPTEQKPAEAVVTQAPPSAKSFPPIPTTAANKMAPPVSKVTTKTPAPFSGAKQPPKPAAPPAAVPVQPASTPKPPFGNRQKREGPPHRSPSADGAEPPPEHVKREPPLPPSKAPMPISITLHSGQGAPVIVTNKSPFSRKPAPVVEAAPAPPPPAPTASDFPPPPTPRHRGEPAPPAPAPVAPPAPGKSWASLFNKSSSISTAPAPVPVAPVPVEEPSSPTAVVPPVNPKPVAKVPPFDASPLQQNVAVVTEKVGPAAVKPAPVTAAPSVLSYSEKTSVGASGAAAGVSKPASPAGPEPREVPVVKDAAPALPVQPSPFADDPNSYRMGEFLSKYTLDNRPVSLLPRGLTNRSNYCYVNAILQALIACPPFYNMLKALPYQTRRGKSSTPVIDAMVELCYEFTPLPPNARVSRARGAEAAGALPVQTGPPLDPAAGQKVLRALRPFPGSQEGRQEDAEEFLGCLLNGLNDEMLELMKLVEPEGEAQNGVAQDSPPEDEDDDDDEWKVMGPKNKGAVERRWAAGRTPLADIFRGRTRCRLHRVAHHDVTDAVQPFFTLQLDIERANSVKDALELVAGKDTLEGVSDAWQQLSIEQLPIVLLLHLKCFQLDAEGHTAKIVKNIDFPIDLKIDQKIMSSKLKYAQKQRQYKLFAVVYHEGVEAVKGHYLTDTYHGQAGWIRYDDSTVTLVNDAQVLKPKAPRMPYLLMYRRQDTLPVPHRAAPKPE, encoded by the exons ATGGATTTGATGAAAACG GACTATGAATTCCTAGATTTGTCCGATGTGAAGGAAGCCGACTTGAGCAGCCTGCACAGCGCATTGTTCAAGCTGAATCCCAAAGGATTGGAGGCGGCTGGCAAGGTCCAGTGGCCAGAAACAGCCATTG ATATCCCAGGCGGGCTAGTCCGGGCGCGCGCGGTGTCGGGCTCGGTGGACGGCGGCGACGAGatgccgccgtcgccgccccgcgccgcgccgccgccgccgtacgCGCCGCCGTACCCGCCGCAGCAGTGGCCCGTCGCGCCGCCGCCCAATGTCTAT GTGACGGCGAACGTGAACGTGCACGGCTACATGGGGCAGTACTACCAGCCGCAGCAGTACGGGGACCGCGGGCCGCGCCAGCACCGCCGTGGTCGCGGCAAGCGAGCcccctcgccgccgccgccgccgccataCTACGTCCAGTACCCGCATTACTACCCGCCCGCCCCAGCCCAAGGAGCTCCGCTGTATCACCTGCCTGTTTATCAACCTGTGGTGTATCCGTCGTACCCGTATTATTATCCGGAGTACCCCATGCCCGTTGAGGGAGAGGAGAAACCGGAGGAGTATCCCCCAGAAGTGGTGATGGAACAGGAAGCGGTCGACGCGTATTATGCTAACGCGCATTATGCGGGTCCGCCGTACGCGCCGCCTGTTGATGGACCCATGGAGTACATGCCGCCCATGTACCACATGCCGCCGCCGGCGCAcccgccgcccccgcaccACGCTCCCCACCCCCCGCATCACACGCCGCACCAGTTCAACGTGCACGCAAAGAACTTCGTGCTCCCCAACCACAAGCCGTATTCACCACCGGATAAGAGCCAGGAGCAGAAGCCGGCGAGCGTGTCGGCCGCCGTGGCCGTGGAGACGCTGGTCAAGGACATGAAGATCAGCCCAGCATCAGCCAGCCCCAAGCACTCGCCCACGCCGCCCGAGCCCAAGCCGCCCACGCCCGTCGACAAAGCACCTCCAGTCAAAGTGGAGCCCAAGACGGCCTGGACTCCGACCGAGCAGAAACCGGCCGAGGCAGTCGTGACGCAAGCGCCGCCGTCGGCCAAGTCCTTCCCGCCCATCCCCACCACCGCGGCCAACAAGATGGCGCCGCCCGTCAGCAAGGTCACCACCAAGACGCCAGCTCCCTTCTCCGGCGCCAAGCAGCCGCCCAAgccggccgcgccgcccgccgccgtgCCCGTGCAGCCCGCGTCCACGCCGAAACCGCCCTTCGGCAACCGGCAGAAGCGCGAGGGTCCCCCGCACCGCTCCCCGTCCGCCGACGGCGCCGAGCCCCCGCCGGAGCACGTGAAGCGCgagccgccgctgccgccgagCAAGGCGCCCATGCCCATCTCCATCACGCTGCACTCCGGCCAGGGCGCGCCCGTCATCGTCACCAACAAGTCTCCCTTCTCGCGCAAGCCGGCTCCGGTAGTGgaggccgcgcccgcgccgcccccgcccgcgcccaccGCGTCCGActtcccgccgccgcccaccCCGCGCCACCGCGGAgagcccgcgccccccgcgcccgcaccCGTGGCGCCCCCAGCTCCAGGGAAATCCTGGGCCAGTCTCTTCAACAAGTCCTCAAGTATATCCACCGCTCCGGCGCCAGTGCCGGTGGCGCCTGTGCCCGTTGAGGAGCCCTCCAGCCCGACGGCGGTCGTTCCCCCGGTGAACCCGAAGCCTGTAGCTAAAGTGCCCCCATTTGACGCATCACCACTTCAGCAAAACGTGGCAGTAGTGACTGAGAAGGTCGGCCCAGCTGCGGTCAAACCGGCCCCAGTGACAGCCGCGCCGTCGGTGCTGTCGTACTCGGAGAAGACGTCGGTGGGCGCGTCTGGCGCGGCCGCAGGGGTGTCCAAGCCCGCGTCGCCGGCGGGCCCGGAGCCCCGCGAGGTGCCCGTGGTGAAGGACGCTGCGCCGGCCCTGCCCGTGCAGCCCTCGCCCTTCGCTGACGACCCCAACTCGTACAGGATGGGAG AGTTCCTGTCCAAATACACGCTCGACAACCGTCCAGTCTCGCTCCTGCCTCGGGGGCTCACCAATCGCTCGAACTATTGCTACGTGAACGCGATATTGCAAGCCCTGATCGCGTGTCCGCCCTTCTACAACATGCTGAAGGCTCTCCCCTACCAGACTAGAAGGGGGAAGTCTAGCACGCCCGTCATTGATGCCAT GGTCGAGCTATGCTACGAGTTCACTCCCCTACCCCCCAACGCTCGAGTATCCCGCGCTCGCGGCGCCGAGGCGGCCGGTGCTCTCCCCGTACAAACCGGGCCGCCACTAGACCCCGCCGCCGGGCAGAAGGTGCTCCGGGCTCTCAGACCCTTCCCCGGCTCACAAGAGGGCAGGCAGGAAGATGCGGAGGAGTTCCTTGGGTGCTTGTTGAATGGACTGAATGATGAGATGCTTGAG CTGATGAAGCTGGTGGAGCCCGAGGGCGAGGCGCAGAACGGCGTCGCGCAGGACTCGCCGCCGGAGGACGAGGAcgacgatgatgatgagtgGAAG GTGATGGGCCCCAAGAACAAGGGCGCGGTGGAACGGCGCTGGGCGGCGGGCCGCACGCCGCTGGCCGACATCTTCCGCGGCCGCACGCGCTGTCGCCTGCACAGAGTCGCGCATCATGATGTCACTGATGCTGTGCAGCCGTTCTTTACACTGCAGCTTGATATTGAG CGAGCGAACAGCGTGAAAGACGCTCTAGAGCTCGTGGCGGGTAAGGACACCCTCGAGGGGGTGTCGGACGCCTGGCAGCAGCTGTCCATCGAGCAACTGCCGATTGTGCTGCTGCTGCATCTGAAGTGCTTCCAGTTAGATGCGGAGGGACACACGGCCAAGATTGTGAAGAATATCGACTTCCCTATTGACTTGAAGATTGATCAGA AGATCATGTCATCCAAGTTGAAGTACGCGCAGAAACAGCGGCAGTACAAGCTGTTCGCAGTGGTGTACCATGAGGGGGTTGAAGCTGTGAAGGGACATTACCTCACAGACACCTACCACGGCCAGGCTGGGTGGATCAG ATACGACGACTCCACAGTGACTCTAGTGAACGACGCTCAAGTGCTGAAGCCTAAAGCTCCGCGCATGCCCTATCTGCTCATGTACAGGAGACAGGACACCCTGCCAGTGCCTCACCGCGCGGCGCCCAAGCCGGAGTGA